Proteins from one Halovivax limisalsi genomic window:
- a CDS encoding DMT family transporter translates to MLRRYVYALAPLVAAALWGGMYVVAKWGLSVVPPVTLSFLRVAIASVVLLALVRATKPARSFSRGEWWRFTGLGAAIAVTLATQFLGTELTNASQSSLLTVMTPVFILLLGVAVLDERVTRAKATGLVIATVGTTLVLSGQYDLSTLTDGNLVGIAALFAASLAWAIYTVWGRDLVRRYSALETATYATVTSVPMLFGLATVELWLRGPVIDEAVTGLPFLFGLAYLSVFATALAWYLWYKGLEYVDSSTVAVFFFAQPVVGSALGALFLGENLGPLFFVGGLVMAVGLYVVSVRTEV, encoded by the coding sequence GTGCTCCGTCGATACGTCTACGCGCTGGCGCCGCTGGTTGCTGCCGCGCTGTGGGGCGGGATGTACGTCGTCGCCAAGTGGGGCCTCTCGGTCGTCCCGCCGGTGACGCTCTCGTTCCTCCGGGTGGCGATCGCGAGCGTCGTCCTCCTGGCGCTCGTCAGAGCGACGAAGCCCGCCCGGTCGTTTTCGCGCGGGGAGTGGTGGCGATTTACCGGCCTGGGAGCCGCGATCGCCGTCACGCTCGCGACGCAGTTTCTCGGCACGGAGCTGACCAACGCCAGCCAGAGCTCGCTGCTGACGGTGATGACGCCCGTCTTCATCCTGCTGCTCGGCGTCGCCGTCCTCGACGAGCGGGTGACGCGGGCGAAGGCGACCGGCCTGGTCATCGCCACGGTCGGGACGACGCTCGTCCTCTCCGGGCAGTACGACCTCTCGACGCTCACCGACGGCAACCTCGTCGGCATCGCCGCGCTGTTCGCCGCGAGCCTCGCGTGGGCGATCTACACCGTCTGGGGCCGCGATCTGGTCCGGCGCTACTCGGCGCTCGAAACGGCGACGTACGCGACGGTGACGTCGGTCCCCATGCTGTTCGGCCTCGCGACCGTCGAACTGTGGCTGCGCGGCCCGGTCATCGACGAGGCCGTGACGGGCTTGCCCTTCCTCTTCGGTCTCGCCTACCTGAGCGTCTTCGCCACGGCGCTCGCGTGGTACCTCTGGTACAAGGGCCTCGAGTACGTCGATTCGAGCACCGTCGCGGTATTCTTCTTCGCCCAGCCGGTGGTCGGCTCGGCGCTGGGCGCACTCTTTCTCGGCGAGAACCTGGGCCCGCTGTTCTTCGTCGGGGGCCTCGTCATGGCCGTCGGCCTCTACGTCGTCAGCGTCCGGACGGAGGTCTGA
- a CDS encoding hydantoinase B/oxoprolinase family protein, with the protein MVSAGELEIFRHTLEGAVEEMGVTLQRTAYSTNIKIRRDHTCALFDADLRHVAQHDVAPQHIGSLVSVVPRNLKGRLEDLEPGDGLLVNDPYKGAVHLPDVMLISPLFHDGELIGVAANSAHHVDIGGGTPGGIPTDSTDLYGEGIILPLSKAVEDWAYDETVLDLIRRNVRGAEMRLGDYRAQLGANRIGEQRYGDLHDRYGTDTVETYLDELLDATEKRVRAAIADLPDGTYEASDHMDGDGVVDEPVRLQLAITVDDDELTVDFTGTAEQNEGPLNCTPAMIFSGTMSVIMSLLGADLPKNDGFYRPFEFVTPEGTMVNPNPQAPVASGWEIPMRAGELVTKAMADALPDETIAATKGIVCNIAYGGDDPRDDGEYVYYETVAGGYGARKEKDGMEAVQTHFQNTANSPIEELEREVPLYVRRYELIQDSAGAGRTRGGLGVRRDMEFYDHRTQFSILSDRAKSDPWGLFGGESGRRAHYVMDPDTDDERAVSSKSTTTLAPGGVASIQTPGGGGYGDPLERDPEAVLEDVRDEKVSAEAARERYGVVVSDGELDREATQDRREELRAARPDGGTEAANAPDGGRDDSGTTPPAAERDAEVSAE; encoded by the coding sequence ATGGTCTCTGCCGGCGAGTTAGAGATATTCAGACACACGCTCGAAGGCGCCGTCGAAGAGATGGGGGTCACGCTCCAGCGGACGGCGTACTCGACCAACATCAAGATTCGACGCGATCACACCTGCGCGCTGTTCGACGCCGACCTGCGTCACGTCGCCCAGCACGACGTCGCGCCGCAACACATCGGGTCGCTCGTCTCGGTGGTCCCGCGAAACCTGAAAGGTCGCCTCGAGGACCTCGAACCGGGTGACGGCCTGCTGGTCAACGACCCCTACAAGGGCGCGGTCCACCTGCCCGACGTCATGCTCATCTCGCCGCTCTTTCACGACGGCGAGCTGATCGGCGTCGCCGCCAACTCGGCCCACCACGTCGACATCGGCGGCGGGACGCCGGGCGGCATTCCCACCGACAGCACGGACCTCTACGGCGAGGGGATCATCCTCCCGCTGTCGAAGGCCGTCGAGGACTGGGCGTACGACGAGACGGTGCTCGACCTGATCCGGCGCAACGTCCGCGGCGCGGAGATGCGCCTGGGCGACTACCGCGCCCAGCTCGGCGCGAACCGCATCGGCGAGCAGCGCTATGGCGACCTCCACGACCGCTACGGCACCGACACCGTCGAAACGTACCTCGACGAACTGCTCGACGCGACCGAGAAGCGCGTTCGCGCGGCCATCGCCGACCTGCCCGACGGCACCTACGAGGCGAGCGATCACATGGACGGCGACGGCGTCGTCGACGAGCCGGTCCGCCTCCAGCTCGCGATCACGGTCGACGACGACGAGTTGACCGTCGACTTCACCGGCACCGCCGAGCAGAACGAGGGGCCGCTCAACTGCACGCCCGCGATGATCTTCTCCGGGACGATGAGCGTCATCATGTCGCTGCTGGGCGCCGACCTCCCGAAGAACGACGGCTTCTACCGCCCGTTCGAGTTCGTCACGCCCGAGGGGACGATGGTCAACCCGAACCCCCAGGCGCCGGTCGCCTCGGGCTGGGAGATCCCCATGCGCGCGGGCGAACTCGTCACGAAGGCGATGGCGGATGCCCTCCCCGACGAGACGATCGCCGCGACGAAGGGCATCGTCTGCAACATCGCCTACGGCGGCGACGACCCCCGCGACGACGGCGAGTACGTCTACTACGAGACGGTCGCCGGCGGCTACGGCGCGCGCAAGGAGAAAGACGGGATGGAGGCCGTCCAGACGCACTTCCAGAACACCGCCAACAGCCCGATCGAGGAGCTCGAACGCGAGGTGCCGCTGTACGTCCGCCGGTACGAACTCATCCAGGACTCGGCGGGCGCGGGCCGGACCCGCGGCGGCCTCGGCGTGCGCCGGGACATGGAGTTCTACGACCACCGGACCCAGTTCTCGATCCTCTCCGATCGCGCGAAATCGGACCCGTGGGGGCTCTTCGGGGGCGAGAGCGGTCGACGCGCGCACTACGTGATGGACCCCGACACCGACGACGAGCGGGCCGTGAGCTCGAAGTCGACGACGACGCTCGCCCCGGGCGGCGTCGCCAGCATCCAGACGCCCGGCGGCGGGGGCTACGGCGACCCGCTCGAGCGCGACCCCGAGGCCGTGCTCGAAGACGTCCGCGACGAGAAGGTCTCGGCCGAGGCGGCCCGCGAACGCTACGGCGTCGTCGTCAGCGACGGCGAGCTCGACCGGGAGGCGACTCAGGACCGTCGGGAGGAGCTGCGGGCGGCGCGGCCCGATGGTGGGACGGAGGCGGCGAACGCGCCGGATGGAGGGCGCGACGATAGCGGGACGACCCCGCCGGCCGCCGAGCGCGATGCGGAGGTGAGCGCCGAATGA
- a CDS encoding hydantoinase/oxoprolinase family protein encodes MTVRIGVDTGGTFTDVVYYDEETGRVSVTKTPSTPPDFDRGVLNGIDKILAETDADPGSVSFLSHGTTVGTNAVLEEEIPPLGLITNEGLRDVLEIGDQTRPELYNLQTEKPPALVPRRHRKEVPGRLDADGDEVDPLDETAVREVARELADAEVESVVVSMLFSYLNPDHERRVAEIVTEETDLSCTRSSAVHPEIREYDRTITTVLNEAVRTTVEAYFARLDAGILERDIDVPLNVMHSGGGIFGTTGATEAAIRTVLSGPAAGAVATRDVTDAEGFPNAIGIDMGGTSADVSIVRDGEIVRSTSGEINDLPVNTPMIDINTVGSGGGSIAWLDAGGGLHVGPESAGADPGPICYGRGGERPTLTDANLLLGRVSPENFLGGEMDLAVEKTRDIFESEIADPLGESIEEAALSVVRVANASLAREIRRVTVERGHDPADFALVAFGGAGPMQAPSVAAELDVEATIVPRNPGVFSARGLLLADVRMDESRSARAAGDDPAAIADGFDELAATLLDRFAEQSIDPETVTVERSVDLRYAGQSYELTVDAPDGEIDAAALETVRERFHAAHERRYGYANPDEPVEFVTLRVNGVVPTPRFEDALTAADEAADRESRAVYFADSGYREAGVYRREALAPGASVDGPAILEGAGSTTVVPPETTASVTENGNVVIRR; translated from the coding sequence ATGACCGTCCGCATCGGCGTCGACACCGGCGGGACGTTCACCGACGTGGTCTACTACGACGAGGAGACCGGCCGTGTGTCGGTGACCAAGACGCCGTCGACGCCGCCGGACTTCGACCGCGGCGTGCTCAACGGGATCGACAAGATCCTCGCCGAGACTGACGCGGACCCCGGGTCGGTCTCCTTCCTCAGCCACGGGACGACCGTCGGGACGAACGCGGTTCTCGAGGAGGAGATCCCGCCGCTCGGCCTGATCACCAACGAGGGCCTGCGCGACGTCCTCGAGATCGGCGACCAGACGCGCCCGGAGCTGTACAACCTCCAGACGGAGAAGCCGCCGGCGCTCGTTCCGCGGCGACACCGAAAGGAGGTGCCCGGACGCCTCGATGCCGACGGCGATGAGGTGGATCCGCTCGACGAGACCGCGGTCCGCGAGGTCGCGCGCGAACTCGCCGACGCCGAGGTCGAGTCGGTCGTCGTCTCGATGCTGTTTTCCTACCTGAACCCTGACCACGAGCGCCGCGTGGCCGAGATCGTCACGGAGGAGACGGATCTTTCCTGTACGCGTTCCTCCGCGGTTCACCCGGAGATCCGCGAGTACGATCGGACGATCACGACGGTCCTGAACGAGGCGGTCAGGACGACCGTCGAGGCGTACTTCGCGCGCCTCGACGCGGGCATCCTCGAACGGGACATCGACGTGCCGCTCAACGTCATGCACTCCGGCGGCGGCATCTTCGGCACGACGGGCGCGACCGAGGCCGCGATCCGGACGGTGCTCTCGGGCCCGGCCGCGGGCGCGGTCGCCACGCGCGACGTCACCGACGCGGAGGGCTTCCCGAACGCGATCGGGATCGACATGGGCGGGACGAGCGCCGACGTCAGCATCGTCCGGGACGGCGAGATCGTCCGCTCGACGTCGGGCGAGATCAACGACCTGCCGGTCAACACGCCGATGATCGACATCAACACCGTCGGCTCCGGCGGCGGTTCGATCGCCTGGCTGGACGCCGGCGGCGGCCTCCACGTCGGCCCCGAGAGCGCGGGCGCCGACCCCGGCCCGATCTGCTACGGTCGCGGCGGCGAGCGGCCGACGCTCACCGACGCGAACCTCCTGCTCGGTCGGGTGAGCCCCGAGAACTTCCTGGGCGGCGAGATGGACCTCGCCGTCGAGAAGACCCGCGACATCTTCGAGTCCGAGATCGCAGACCCCCTGGGCGAGTCGATCGAGGAGGCCGCGCTGTCGGTCGTCCGCGTCGCCAACGCCAGCCTGGCCCGCGAGATCCGCCGCGTGACGGTCGAGCGCGGGCACGACCCGGCCGACTTCGCGCTGGTGGCCTTCGGCGGCGCCGGCCCGATGCAGGCGCCCTCGGTCGCCGCGGAGCTGGACGTCGAGGCGACGATCGTCCCGCGTAACCCGGGCGTCTTCTCCGCGCGCGGGCTATTGCTCGCCGACGTTCGCATGGACGAGTCCCGCTCGGCCCGCGCCGCCGGCGACGACCCGGCCGCCATCGCCGACGGGTTCGACGAACTCGCCGCGACGCTCCTCGATCGCTTCGCCGAGCAGTCGATCGACCCGGAGACGGTCACGGTCGAGCGGAGCGTCGACCTGCGCTACGCGGGTCAGTCCTACGAACTCACGGTGGACGCGCCCGACGGCGAGATCGACGCCGCGGCGCTCGAGACCGTTCGTGAGCGCTTCCACGCGGCCCACGAGCGTCGCTACGGCTACGCGAACCCCGACGAGCCGGTGGAGTTCGTCACCCTCCGGGTCAACGGCGTCGTCCCGACCCCGCGCTTCGAGGACGCGCTGACCGCGGCCGACGAGGCGGCCGACCGCGAGAGTCGCGCGGTCTACTTCGCGGACTCGGGCTACCGCGAGGCCGGCGTCTACCGGCGCGAGGCCCTGGCGCCCGGCGCGTCCGTCGACGGGCCGGCGATCCTCGAAGGCGCCGGCTCCACGACGGTGGTCCCGCCGGAGACCACCGCGAGCGTCACCGAGAACGGTAACGTCGTCATCAGACGGTAG
- a CDS encoding HpcH/HpaI aldolase family protein, with product MAFDSRPRSRVLDALDGEEPVFGATVLTASPAMIEALASVELDYVWVDLEHAGPSPYDTEAIASLARAAEVADVDLLIRVPEASRTMINSVVDAGADVVLVPKVDSAEEARRAVRAARFEHDGEPGDRGAPLTRSSGWTTADADLPSRADRSVGVGVMLETAAAVDAASEILAVPGVAFGFVGPGDLSISAGRPLESDHPDVGPQLDRLERAAADVDAALGRIATDPAEIATAIGSGYRVFRIGVDTVAVASTVTDRLAEARSRF from the coding sequence ATGGCATTCGATTCGCGGCCGCGATCGCGCGTACTCGACGCGCTCGACGGGGAGGAACCGGTCTTCGGGGCGACCGTTCTCACCGCCTCGCCGGCGATGATCGAGGCGCTCGCGTCGGTCGAGCTGGACTACGTCTGGGTCGACTTGGAACACGCCGGGCCCAGTCCGTACGACACGGAGGCGATCGCGTCGCTCGCCCGCGCGGCCGAGGTGGCCGACGTCGACCTCCTGATCCGGGTTCCGGAGGCGAGTCGGACGATGATCAATAGCGTCGTCGACGCGGGGGCCGACGTCGTCCTCGTGCCGAAGGTGGACTCGGCCGAGGAGGCGCGGCGGGCCGTCCGGGCGGCGCGGTTCGAACACGACGGCGAGCCGGGCGATCGGGGCGCCCCGTTGACGCGCAGTTCGGGCTGGACGACCGCCGACGCGGACCTGCCGTCGCGGGCGGATCGGTCGGTCGGGGTCGGCGTGATGCTCGAGACCGCCGCGGCGGTCGACGCCGCGAGCGAGATCCTCGCGGTTCCGGGCGTCGCGTTCGGCTTCGTCGGCCCCGGCGACCTCTCGATCTCGGCCGGCCGTCCCCTCGAATCGGACCATCCCGATGTGGGCCCACAGCTCGATCGACTCGAACGCGCGGCTGCGGACGTCGACGCGGCGCTGGGCCGGATCGCGACCGATCCCGCCGAGATCGCGACCGCGATCGGGTCCGGCTATCGGGTGTTTCGAATCGGCGTGGACACGGTGGCCGTGGCGTCGACCGTGACCGACCGACTCGCCGAAGCTCGATCTCGGTTCTGA
- a CDS encoding ABC transporter substrate-binding protein encodes MTDNDTNANGTTNRRPFLKTMAAGGATAALAGCLDSLTGGGGDGSTYDVGLVNPYTGDLAPFADRNDRGSDLALNQINDEKVAGGTINKITADSETTSNAGVSAAQKLVNQDGVDVLTGPCSSGVAVSIAESVTIPNEITHIMINSTAPGITNLEDDGYCLRTSPSDAFQGQALAQVVADNGPSSASVIMVNNDYGQGLADAFKARYEELGNTVETMVPAEQGRSSYSAQLNEATNAEPEAVVFIVYPQSFMTMIREAYEMGIQEDYSVFGAESMVSDEVENNVSAEAINGMKGTNPSPPIESEVYQNFAEDFQNEYDRQPTVWAAYAYDAYMLLGLAIHAAGEYGSDAVKEQIYEVSKPDGTEVSSIAEGKSELDAGNSINYQGASGNVDLDENGDPSGTYQHWEVIDGAFEMQGFVDTSQ; translated from the coding sequence ATGACAGACAACGATACCAACGCGAACGGGACGACGAATCGGCGACCGTTTCTAAAGACGATGGCGGCCGGTGGTGCGACGGCCGCGCTGGCCGGCTGCCTCGACTCGCTGACCGGCGGTGGCGGTGACGGTTCGACCTACGACGTGGGGCTAGTGAACCCGTATACGGGCGACCTGGCTCCATTCGCGGATCGGAACGACCGGGGCAGCGACCTCGCGCTGAACCAGATCAACGACGAGAAGGTCGCGGGCGGGACGATCAACAAGATCACCGCGGACTCGGAGACGACGTCGAACGCCGGCGTCAGCGCGGCACAGAAGCTCGTCAACCAGGACGGCGTCGACGTCCTCACCGGGCCCTGTTCGAGCGGCGTCGCGGTCTCGATCGCGGAGTCGGTGACGATTCCGAACGAGATCACGCACATCATGATCAACTCGACGGCGCCGGGGATCACGAACCTCGAGGACGACGGCTACTGCCTCCGGACCTCGCCCTCGGACGCGTTCCAGGGCCAGGCCCTCGCGCAGGTCGTCGCCGACAACGGCCCGAGTTCGGCCTCGGTGATCATGGTCAACAACGACTACGGGCAGGGGCTGGCAGACGCCTTCAAGGCCCGATACGAGGAACTCGGCAACACGGTCGAGACGATGGTGCCCGCCGAGCAGGGACGCAGTTCCTACTCGGCCCAGCTCAACGAGGCGACGAACGCCGAGCCGGAGGCCGTCGTCTTCATCGTCTACCCGCAGTCGTTCATGACGATGATTCGGGAAGCCTACGAGATGGGCATCCAGGAGGACTACTCGGTCTTCGGCGCGGAGAGTATGGTCTCCGACGAGGTCGAGAACAACGTCTCCGCCGAAGCGATCAACGGCATGAAGGGGACGAACCCGAGCCCGCCGATCGAGAGCGAGGTCTACCAGAACTTCGCCGAGGACTTCCAGAACGAGTACGACCGGCAGCCGACGGTCTGGGCGGCCTACGCCTACGACGCGTACATGCTGCTCGGGCTCGCGATTCACGCCGCGGGCGAGTACGGGAGTGACGCGGTCAAGGAGCAGATCTACGAGGTCAGCAAGCCCGACGGCACGGAGGTCTCCTCCATCGCGGAGGGCAAGAGCGAACTCGACGCCGGGAACTCGATCAACTACCAGGGTGCCAGCGGGAACGTCGACCTGGACGAGAACGGCGACCCGTCGGGGACCTACCAGCACTGGGAGGTCATCGACGGCGCGTTCGAGATGCAGGGCTTCGTCGACACGAGCCAGTAA
- a CDS encoding branched-chain amino acid ABC transporter permease yields the protein MAFELQLVANGIVFGSIILLASVGLSLLYGIGNFANFAHGEFLTIGAFVTFAGYVTLGLPIYVAGLLAFVVVGILGVVLDRTLMAQHRDSTPIVMLILTIGLALFLRAMIRIIWGGNQESLQMPLERGTQLLEGATLGIDYSLRLTSTDVIIVALGLALAAATHLFLTRTRMGIAMRATADNKSLAKVAGIDTDNVMTVTWALSGALAGAGGMLLAMQTGVLFPRMGFNIVLVVFAAVILGGIGSPYGAMVGAYIIGVAQEISIMIPGVAAEYRYAFAFLIMVAVLLYRPQGIAGGRW from the coding sequence ATGGCCTTTGAACTTCAACTGGTCGCGAACGGCATCGTATTCGGTAGTATCATCCTTCTCGCCTCGGTGGGCCTCTCGTTACTCTACGGCATCGGCAACTTCGCGAACTTCGCCCACGGCGAGTTCCTCACGATCGGCGCGTTCGTCACGTTTGCGGGCTACGTCACGCTCGGGCTGCCGATCTACGTCGCCGGTCTGCTTGCGTTCGTCGTCGTCGGGATTCTCGGCGTCGTTCTTGACCGCACGCTGATGGCCCAGCACCGCGACTCGACGCCGATCGTCATGCTGATACTGACGATCGGGCTCGCGTTGTTCCTGCGGGCGATGATCCGCATCATCTGGGGTGGCAATCAGGAATCGCTCCAGATGCCGCTCGAGCGGGGGACGCAGTTGCTCGAGGGCGCGACCCTCGGCATCGACTACAGCCTGCGTCTGACCTCGACCGACGTCATCATCGTGGCGCTGGGACTCGCGCTCGCGGCCGCGACGCACCTGTTCCTGACGCGGACGCGCATGGGGATCGCGATGCGGGCGACGGCGGACAACAAGTCGCTCGCGAAGGTCGCCGGCATCGACACCGACAACGTCATGACGGTCACCTGGGCGCTGTCGGGCGCCCTCGCCGGCGCCGGCGGCATGTTGCTGGCGATGCAGACCGGCGTCCTGTTCCCGCGGATGGGATTCAACATCGTGCTGGTGGTGTTCGCGGCGGTCATCCTCGGCGGGATCGGCAGCCCGTACGGGGCGATGGTCGGCGCGTACATCATCGGCGTCGCACAAGAGATTAGTATTATGATACCTGGCGTCGCGGCGGAGTACCGGTACGCGTTCGCGTTCCTGATCATGGTCGCCGTACTGCTCTACAGACCGCAAGGTATCGCCGGAGGGAGGTGGTGA
- a CDS encoding branched-chain amino acid ABC transporter permease, giving the protein MALSGTAAFLVSMLTLGAIYAILAIGLNLQWGQTGLFNISVAAFWGIGAYTAALVSKAGDADTAFGWALPYLWVDVLGFPIPIPVAILVAALVCGVVAVLIGIPTLRLRADYLAIATLGLAETIRLIFLNEGWLTGGGTGSTVNNPLIDLEYTNLTLLVITLIVLGIVYWLAESGVRSPWGRALEAIRDDEDVAQALGKNTFSLKMQAFVIGSMIMGIAGALTALRLNYLTPFEFIPEYTFYIWIAVIVGGSGSNRGAILGAGFLMLLREGPRFIADEVPSISASMAADLRFLLIGGLLMLIVTYRPQGFLGDKQLMTEDTS; this is encoded by the coding sequence ATGGCGCTGAGTGGCACCGCCGCGTTCCTCGTCAGCATGCTGACGCTGGGCGCCATCTACGCCATCCTGGCGATCGGCCTGAACCTCCAGTGGGGCCAGACCGGCCTGTTCAACATCAGCGTCGCGGCCTTCTGGGGGATCGGCGCCTACACGGCGGCGCTCGTCTCGAAGGCGGGCGACGCCGACACCGCCTTCGGCTGGGCGCTGCCGTACCTCTGGGTCGACGTCCTCGGATTCCCGATCCCGATCCCGGTCGCGATCCTCGTGGCCGCGCTCGTCTGCGGGGTGGTCGCCGTCCTCATCGGCATTCCGACGCTGCGGTTGCGCGCGGACTACCTCGCCATCGCGACGCTGGGCCTCGCCGAGACCATCCGCCTGATCTTCCTCAACGAAGGCTGGTTGACGGGCGGCGGCACGGGGTCGACGGTGAACAACCCCCTGATCGACCTCGAGTACACCAACCTCACGCTCCTGGTGATCACGCTGATCGTCCTGGGCATCGTCTACTGGTTGGCCGAGAGCGGCGTCCGGAGTCCGTGGGGCCGCGCGCTGGAAGCGATCCGCGACGACGAGGACGTCGCCCAGGCGCTCGGGAAGAACACGTTCTCGCTGAAGATGCAGGCGTTCGTCATCGGGAGCATGATCATGGGAATCGCCGGGGCGCTGACGGCGCTGCGGCTCAACTACCTCACCCCGTTCGAGTTCATCCCCGAGTACACGTTCTACATCTGGATCGCCGTCATCGTCGGCGGCAGCGGCTCGAACCGCGGGGCGATCCTCGGCGCGGGATTCCTGATGCTGCTCCGCGAGGGCCCCCGATTCATCGCCGACGAGGTGCCGTCGATATCGGCCAGCATGGCCGCAGATCTGCGATTCCTGCTGATCGGCGGCCTGCTGATGCTGATCGTGACCTACAGGCCGCAGGGATTCCTCGGCGACAAGCAACTCATGACGGAGGACACATCATGA
- a CDS encoding ABC transporter ATP-binding protein, whose translation MSDEPLLAVDNIEKHFGGITAVDGVEFEIEEGTIVGLIGPNGAGKTTTFKMLGGFLPPDAGAVRYRGTDLQEIMRPSRAEKTYLGGSAALVAGLGGLALAGQSDPSMAVEAGAAAVGAGAGLGAYHGQNLLKTQYLGHKYSRPFQVSRAGMMRTFQITRELEGLTVFENLLLSPKDQPGENVLKTWLRFDSVAETEAANRERAEEVLELLDLEHLRDEYAGNLSGGQRKLLELGRVLMADPELILLDEPVAGVNPTLSKTLLERIRELRDQGYTFCVVEHDMDVIMNLSERIIVMHQGKKLMEGTPDEVQGDQRVIDAYLGG comes from the coding sequence ATGAGCGACGAACCGCTGCTCGCCGTCGACAACATCGAGAAGCACTTCGGCGGCATCACCGCCGTCGACGGCGTCGAGTTCGAGATCGAGGAGGGAACGATCGTCGGCCTGATCGGCCCGAACGGCGCCGGCAAGACGACGACGTTCAAGATGCTCGGCGGCTTCCTCCCGCCGGACGCCGGCGCGGTCCGCTACCGCGGGACCGATCTGCAGGAGATCATGCGACCGAGTCGCGCGGAGAAGACCTACCTCGGCGGCTCGGCGGCGCTCGTCGCCGGTCTCGGCGGCCTCGCGCTCGCCGGCCAGTCCGATCCGTCGATGGCCGTCGAGGCGGGCGCGGCCGCCGTCGGCGCGGGGGCCGGTCTGGGCGCCTATCACGGCCAGAATCTGCTCAAGACGCAGTACCTCGGGCACAAGTACAGCCGGCCGTTCCAGGTCTCGCGCGCTGGGATGATGCGGACGTTCCAGATCACGCGCGAACTGGAGGGCCTGACCGTCTTCGAGAACCTGCTGCTCTCGCCGAAGGACCAGCCCGGCGAGAACGTCCTCAAGACCTGGCTGCGCTTCGACAGCGTCGCCGAGACCGAGGCCGCGAATCGCGAGCGCGCCGAGGAGGTCCTCGAGTTGCTCGACTTAGAGCACCTCAGGGACGAGTACGCGGGCAATCTCAGCGGCGGGCAGCGCAAGCTGCTCGAACTCGGCCGCGTGCTGATGGCCGATCCCGAGCTGATCCTGCTCGACGAACCCGTCGCCGGCGTCAACCCGACCCTCTCGAAGACGCTGCTCGAACGCATCAGGGAGCTGCGCGACCAGGGCTACACCTTCTGCGTCGTCGAGCACGACATGGACGTCATCATGAACCTATCGGAGCGCATCATCGTCATGCACCAGGGCAAGAAGTTGATGGAAGGCACCCCGGACGAGGTACAGGGCGATCAACGAGTCATCGACGCGTACCTGGGGGGCTGA
- a CDS encoding ABC transporter ATP-binding protein yields MALLEARDVVSGYGDVEILHGVSIDVESDEIVSIIGPNGAGKSTLMKTVFSLVDCWDGSITFRGEDVTHDQTSTLARNGMCYVPQTENVFPTLSVEENLRMGGYILGDPPKENYERIYEHFPILAERKSQQAGSMSGGQQQMLAMGRGLMVDPDLMLVDEPSAGLAPDLVDDIFEKIIEINESGTAILMVEQNARKALEFSDRGYVLEMGENRFEDSGDALLDDPKVGELYLGA; encoded by the coding sequence ATGGCGCTACTCGAAGCGCGGGACGTGGTCTCGGGCTACGGCGACGTCGAGATCCTCCACGGCGTCTCGATCGACGTCGAGAGCGACGAGATCGTCTCGATCATCGGCCCGAACGGCGCCGGCAAGTCCACCCTGATGAAGACGGTGTTCAGCCTCGTCGACTGCTGGGACGGGTCGATCACCTTCCGCGGCGAGGACGTCACCCACGACCAGACGTCGACGCTGGCGCGCAACGGGATGTGCTACGTTCCCCAGACGGAGAACGTCTTCCCGACGCTGTCGGTCGAGGAGAACCTCCGGATGGGCGGCTACATCCTCGGCGATCCGCCGAAGGAGAACTACGAGCGGATCTACGAGCACTTTCCCATCCTCGCGGAGCGAAAGTCCCAGCAGGCCGGCTCGATGAGCGGCGGCCAGCAGCAGATGCTCGCGATGGGCCGCGGCCTGATGGTCGATCCCGACCTGATGCTCGTCGACGAGCCCAGCGCCGGGCTCGCGCCCGACCTCGTCGACGACATCTTCGAGAAGATCATCGAGATCAACGAGAGCGGGACGGCGATCCTGATGGTCGAACAGAACGCGCGCAAGGCCCTGGAGTTCTCCGATCGCGGCTACGTCCTCGAGATGGGCGAGAACCGCTTCGAGGACTCCGGCGACGCCCTGCTCGACGACCCGAAGGTCGGCGAACTCTACCTCGGCGCCTGA